A window from Thermosipho africanus Ob7 encodes these proteins:
- a CDS encoding site-specific integrase, with translation MNINSDLERFIEYINTQNISESTKKNYVNMVDSFLKFVEGNVTSENVRKWLSKIKENYKSTAWRQYFVPLRAFLQRFYPLIYSEVVEDLKVPYKKADYEMINYLDFWKLYEEAEKMAKHGNEKYVLLVGLAGILGLKSGDIVKLKGTDIRGNYLYVSDENYEVEIVPPIDKWLKKYEGKDEYLISTGDGEAVKPSYLALMLRGLQKKVDISLKRPLSVEILRNVAVARQVIAQPSLPYVMDLFKYSSTKTIEDIARYITESGDLRTILSIEVVDEMEPVLEFFNKLSIPVRKIENAYIVSRTAYIKRGDKFSRLNTLFVVRNLDGWQEYIEKLGYEVKRKPNDNFFIFLAGKLRVAFLELNDI, from the coding sequence GTGAATATAAACTCAGATTTAGAAAGATTTATAGAATATATAAACACTCAAAATATATCAGAGAGTACCAAGAAAAATTATGTTAATATGGTTGATTCGTTTTTAAAATTTGTAGAAGGTAATGTAACGAGCGAAAACGTTAGAAAATGGCTTTCAAAAATAAAAGAAAATTACAAGTCAACAGCGTGGAGACAATATTTTGTTCCTTTGAGAGCTTTTTTACAAAGATTTTATCCACTAATTTATTCAGAAGTAGTAGAAGATTTAAAAGTTCCTTATAAAAAGGCAGATTACGAAATGATAAATTACTTAGATTTTTGGAAATTATATGAAGAAGCGGAAAAAATGGCAAAACACGGCAACGAAAAGTATGTGCTTTTAGTTGGGCTTGCCGGTATTTTAGGGTTGAAATCTGGAGACATTGTAAAGCTTAAAGGAACAGATATAAGAGGAAACTATTTGTATGTCTCAGATGAAAATTATGAAGTAGAAATTGTGCCACCGATTGATAAGTGGTTGAAAAAATACGAAGGAAAGGATGAATATTTAATTTCGACAGGAGATGGAGAAGCAGTAAAACCTTCTTACCTTGCTTTAATGCTAAGGGGACTTCAAAAAAAGGTTGATATAAGTCTGAAAAGACCATTGTCGGTTGAAATATTAAGAAATGTTGCTGTTGCAAGGCAAGTTATTGCACAACCTTCACTACCGTATGTTATGGACTTATTTAAATATAGCTCAACAAAAACAATAGAAGATATTGCAAGATATATAACCGAGAGTGGAGATTTGAGAACAATTTTATCAATAGAAGTTGTTGATGAAATGGAACCTGTTTTGGAATTTTTTAATAAATTATCAATTCCTGTTAGAAAGATAGAAAATGCATATATTGTATCAAGAACAGCTTATATTAAAAGAGGAGATAAATTTTCAAGGTTAAATACATTGTTTGTAGTAAGAAATCTTGATGGATGGCAAGAATATATTGAAAAGTTGGGGTATGAAGTGAAAAGAAAACCAAACGATAACTTCTTTATTTTCTTGGCTGGAAAGTTAAGAGTAGCATTTTTAGAGCTAAATGATATATAA
- the cysS gene encoding cysteine--tRNA ligase, with product MAIYITNTETGKKEELKTIEPGVVKMYVCGPTVYNYIHIGNARPAVVFDAFRRFLEYRGYKVIMVQNFTDIDDKIINEANEWGVDFKDVADTFIAEYWKDAQSLGIRAANFHPRTTDYVNEIVEAVEKLISKGYAYTAENGDVYFSVKKFERYGKLSGKKIEDLISGARVEVNTLKKDPLDFALWKAVKPGEPNWDSPWSCGRPGWHIECSVMSQKLLGDTFDIHAGGEDLIFPHHEDEKAQSEALTGKPFASYWMHNGMIITRGDKMSKSIGNVFLVREAVKRYGKDAVKLFLLSKHYRTPIEFSDEIMMENKKAALKVLKTLNRFEEKYPYPKVPKRDEYMNDIEQKFVEALEDDFNTPKAIALIFDLSKELNKAMDEGKDDEALKRYHLITRVFGSILGLFEGGVKISEGENTNKVIEEILKVRQEFRKAKNFEAADKIRDALLNSNVKILDTPDGTKWEILEVEE from the coding sequence ATGGCTATATATATAACAAACACTGAAACGGGAAAAAAAGAAGAGCTTAAAACAATTGAACCTGGCGTTGTAAAAATGTATGTTTGTGGACCAACTGTGTATAACTATATACATATTGGAAATGCAAGGCCTGCAGTGGTTTTTGATGCGTTCAGGCGTTTTTTAGAATATAGAGGTTATAAGGTTATAATGGTTCAAAATTTTACTGATATTGATGATAAAATTATCAACGAAGCAAATGAATGGGGCGTTGATTTTAAAGACGTTGCAGATACATTTATTGCAGAGTACTGGAAAGACGCACAAAGTTTGGGGATACGTGCAGCAAATTTTCATCCAAGAACAACCGATTATGTTAATGAGATTGTAGAGGCTGTTGAAAAGTTGATTTCAAAAGGGTATGCATATACTGCTGAAAATGGCGATGTGTATTTTAGTGTTAAAAAATTTGAGAGGTATGGAAAACTTTCTGGTAAAAAAATTGAAGATTTAATTTCGGGTGCAAGAGTTGAAGTAAATACATTGAAAAAAGATCCTCTTGACTTTGCACTTTGGAAGGCTGTAAAACCTGGAGAACCTAATTGGGATAGTCCATGGAGTTGTGGAAGACCAGGGTGGCATATAGAATGTTCAGTTATGTCTCAAAAGCTTTTGGGAGATACATTTGATATTCATGCTGGTGGAGAAGATTTGATCTTTCCACATCATGAAGATGAAAAGGCACAGAGTGAAGCGCTGACTGGAAAGCCTTTTGCAAGTTATTGGATGCATAATGGAATGATAATTACTCGTGGAGATAAAATGAGTAAGTCAATAGGAAATGTATTTTTGGTCAGAGAAGCTGTTAAAAGATATGGAAAAGATGCAGTAAAGCTATTTTTACTTTCAAAGCATTATAGAACTCCTATAGAATTTTCGGATGAAATTATGATGGAAAATAAAAAAGCAGCTTTAAAGGTATTAAAAACCCTAAATAGATTTGAAGAAAAGTATCCGTATCCAAAAGTTCCAAAGCGTGATGAATATATGAATGATATTGAGCAAAAATTTGTAGAAGCGCTTGAAGATGATTTTAATACCCCAAAAGCAATTGCACTTATATTTGACCTTTCAAAAGAATTAAATAAAGCAATGGATGAAGGGAAAGATGATGAAGCACTAAAGAGATATCATCTTATTACAAGAGTTTTTGGAAGCATTCTTGGGTTATTTGAAGGTGGAGTGAAAATTTCAGAAGGTGAAAATACAAATAAAGTAATTGAAGAGATATTAAAGGTAAGACAGGAATTTAGAAAAGCTAAGAATTTTGAAGCTGCTGATAAAATTCGCGATGCACTGTTAAATTCCAATGTTAAGATATTAGATACTCCTGATGGTACAAAGTGGGAGATTTTGGAGGTGGAGGAATGA
- the queA gene encoding tRNA preQ1(34) S-adenosylmethionine ribosyltransferase-isomerase QueA, with the protein MKLSDFDYYLPEELIAQTPAEPRDSSRLMVLNRKEKTIEHRIFRDIVEYLKPGDLLVRNITKVIPARLYGVKETGARVEILLLEKISEGVWEALVKPGSKVKKGTKIILSEGVEVICKDYSQQGARILEFNCSDDKLFELGNAPLPPYIKNQKVPFERYQTVYSKETGSVAAPTAGLHFTEELLERLRNKGLEFADLILHVGLGTFRPVKVEDIREHKMHSERYYVPAETVKKIRETRKNKGRIIAVGTTSVRTLETIARLPNQESYHGKTDIFIYPPFEFKLTDAIITNFHLPKSTLLMLVAAFAGKDFILEAYNTAVKMKYRFFSLGDACFIY; encoded by the coding sequence ATGAAGCTTAGCGATTTTGATTATTACTTGCCAGAGGAGTTGATTGCTCAAACTCCTGCAGAACCGAGAGATTCTTCTAGATTGATGGTGTTAAATAGAAAAGAAAAAACAATTGAGCATAGAATTTTTAGAGATATTGTTGAGTATTTAAAGCCTGGAGATTTGCTAGTTAGAAATATTACAAAAGTAATTCCTGCAAGGCTATATGGTGTAAAAGAAACGGGAGCCAGAGTTGAAATTTTACTTTTAGAGAAAATAAGTGAAGGTGTTTGGGAGGCGTTGGTAAAACCGGGCAGTAAAGTTAAAAAGGGAACCAAAATTATTTTATCTGAAGGCGTTGAAGTAATATGTAAAGATTATTCACAGCAAGGAGCAAGAATCTTAGAGTTTAATTGCAGTGATGATAAATTATTTGAACTTGGAAATGCACCACTACCACCATATATAAAGAATCAGAAAGTTCCGTTTGAAAGATATCAAACAGTATATTCAAAAGAAACTGGGTCGGTTGCAGCACCTACAGCTGGGCTTCATTTTACAGAAGAACTTCTTGAAAGGTTAAGGAATAAAGGTTTGGAATTTGCAGACTTAATCTTACATGTTGGACTTGGGACTTTTAGACCAGTAAAGGTTGAAGATATAAGAGAGCATAAAATGCATTCAGAAAGGTACTATGTGCCAGCTGAAACGGTTAAAAAGATAAGAGAAACAAGGAAGAATAAAGGAAGAATAATAGCAGTTGGGACAACCAGTGTAAGAACTCTTGAGACAATTGCAAGACTTCCTAATCAAGAAAGCTACCATGGAAAAACTGATATATTTATTTATCCACCTTTTGAATTTAAATTGACAGATGCAATAATCACGAATTTTCATCTTCCAAAATCTACACTTTTAATGCTTGTTGCTGCTTTTGCAGGAAAAGATTTTATTCTAGAAGCTTATAATACCGCGGTAAAGATGAAGTATAGATTTTTCTCGTTAGGTGATGCATGTTTTATTTACTAA
- a CDS encoding TldD/PmbA family protein: MLNQSLIKDIIGTVLKYGGDFAEVFVENKYENRIELTDGKIQKANTNNISGVGIRGFLGKKAIYAYTNVFEKENLLSVAKRVGEALSEVKINDLTLDFDNKKLKNRHVIYLYPRDVEKTEKVKVMKKAYESAKNYSQLIKQVQVWFWEYDQEVLIANSEGVWAEDRRVKARLMINAIAEHNGNMERGFYGPGTSMGFELFDRIDVEEAAKRAARIAARMVDAEPAPAGKMPVIISNEFGGVIFHEAVGHALEATSVAKGASVFAGKLGQKVAAECVSAVDDATIPNAWGSANVDDEGTPTRRNLLIDKGVLVGYLIDKLGGRRMGMESTGSARRQDYTFAPTSRMSNTFILPGDYHPEEIIAATEYGLYAKEMGGGSVNPSTGEFNFAVNEAYLIEKGKITKPVKGATLIGKGYEIIQKIDMVGNDVGRGQGVCGSISGAVPADVGQPTIRVSEIIVGGRNK; the protein is encoded by the coding sequence GTGTTAAATCAATCTTTAATAAAAGATATTATTGGCACAGTATTAAAATATGGGGGAGACTTTGCAGAAGTTTTTGTAGAAAACAAATATGAAAACAGGATAGAACTTACAGATGGAAAAATTCAAAAAGCAAATACTAATAACATCTCTGGTGTCGGTATTAGAGGATTTCTTGGAAAAAAGGCAATATATGCATATACTAATGTTTTTGAAAAAGAAAATTTATTATCTGTAGCAAAAAGAGTAGGAGAAGCTTTATCTGAAGTTAAAATTAATGATTTAACTTTAGACTTTGATAACAAAAAATTAAAAAACAGGCATGTTATATATTTATACCCAAGAGATGTTGAAAAAACAGAAAAAGTAAAAGTAATGAAAAAAGCGTACGAATCAGCCAAAAATTATTCACAATTAATTAAGCAAGTTCAAGTATGGTTCTGGGAATACGATCAAGAAGTATTAATTGCAAACTCTGAAGGGGTTTGGGCAGAAGATAGACGTGTAAAAGCAAGACTTATGATTAATGCTATAGCCGAACATAATGGTAATATGGAAAGAGGCTTTTATGGACCAGGAACAAGCATGGGATTTGAACTATTTGATAGAATAGACGTTGAAGAAGCTGCAAAAAGAGCTGCAAGGATCGCTGCAAGAATGGTAGATGCCGAACCAGCACCTGCAGGTAAAATGCCAGTAATTATTTCAAATGAATTTGGTGGTGTTATATTCCACGAAGCAGTTGGACATGCACTTGAAGCAACTTCTGTTGCAAAAGGGGCATCAGTTTTTGCTGGAAAATTAGGTCAAAAAGTTGCCGCTGAATGTGTATCAGCTGTTGATGATGCAACAATACCAAATGCTTGGGGTTCAGCAAATGTAGATGATGAGGGAACACCAACAAGAAGAAACCTTCTTATAGATAAAGGTGTGTTAGTTGGATATTTAATTGATAAATTAGGTGGAAGAAGAATGGGAATGGAAAGCACAGGAAGTGCTCGAAGACAAGATTATACATTTGCTCCAACTTCCAGAATGAGTAATACATTTATACTACCTGGTGATTACCACCCTGAAGAAATTATAGCAGCAACTGAATACGGTCTTTATGCAAAAGAAATGGGTGGGGGCTCAGTTAACCCAAGTACTGGTGAATTTAATTTTGCAGTTAATGAAGCATATTTAATTGAAAAAGGTAAGATTACAAAACCAGTTAAGGGAGCAACACTTATTGGAAAAGGATATGAAATAATTCAAAAAATTGATATGGTCGGAAACGATGTTGGTAGAGGTCAAGGAGTTTGTGGATCAATTTCAGGAGCTGTTCCTGCAGATGTAGGACAACCTACAATAAGAGTTTCAGAAATAATCGTTGGGGGGCGAAACAAATGA
- a CDS encoding alanine/ornithine racemase family PLP-dependent enzyme, which translates to MDFPKLFVNLKKIRENAEKLLETLSKLNIELVAVTKLTLGDPIIAKTLKDAGVIKLGESRLKNIKRMIENNVPGPFQLLRIPMPSELEDAVLLTDEILISEEKVAYMIDEIAKKYDKNIELIYMIDVGDLREGIWYEKAAYTIEKVAKKLKMAKIVGIGTNVGCFGGVLPTKENLNILVEIKDYLDGKLNTNLKISGGSTVTLSLIENNELPSKINQFRIGEGILLGTDATGNRDIPYLSQDTIILEAEVIEVDYKPSVPVGKIGRDSMGRIPHFEDFGWRNRIILAIGEQDIDSSGLKPFDEKLKVLHASSDHTIIDYTDSNKKYSIGDTLKFHLSYGAALRAFTSPFVKKEYIKNA; encoded by the coding sequence GTGGATTTCCCTAAGTTGTTTGTTAACCTCAAAAAAATTAGAGAAAATGCAGAAAAACTACTTGAAACACTCTCAAAACTTAATATTGAACTTGTTGCCGTAACTAAACTAACTTTAGGCGATCCAATCATTGCAAAAACACTTAAAGATGCCGGGGTAATAAAGTTAGGTGAATCAAGATTAAAAAATATTAAAAGAATGATTGAAAATAATGTACCTGGACCTTTTCAACTTTTAAGAATCCCTATGCCATCAGAATTGGAAGATGCAGTACTTTTAACCGATGAAATATTAATTTCCGAAGAAAAAGTTGCATATATGATTGATGAAATTGCAAAAAAATATGATAAAAATATTGAATTGATCTACATGATAGATGTTGGAGACTTAAGGGAAGGAATTTGGTATGAAAAAGCTGCTTATACAATAGAAAAAGTAGCTAAAAAGTTAAAAATGGCTAAAATTGTTGGAATTGGGACAAACGTTGGATGCTTTGGTGGTGTTTTACCAACGAAAGAAAATTTAAATATTCTCGTAGAAATAAAAGATTATCTTGACGGCAAACTAAACACAAATCTTAAAATTTCTGGGGGGAGCACCGTAACTTTATCACTTATAGAAAACAATGAACTACCTTCTAAAATAAATCAATTTAGAATAGGTGAAGGGATATTACTAGGTACCGATGCAACTGGAAACAGAGATATTCCATACCTTTCACAAGATACAATAATTTTAGAAGCTGAAGTAATTGAAGTTGATTATAAACCATCTGTTCCTGTGGGAAAAATCGGAAGAGATTCTATGGGCAGAATTCCGCATTTTGAAGATTTTGGATGGAGAAATAGAATAATATTAGCAATTGGTGAGCAAGATATTGATTCTTCGGGCCTCAAACCATTCGATGAAAAATTAAAAGTACTTCACGCATCAAGTGACCATACAATAATAGATTACACAGATTCTAATAAAAAATATTCTATTGGAGACACCTTAAAATTTCATCTTTCCTATGGTGCAGCACTTAGGGCGTTTACTAGTCCTTTTGTTAAAAAAGAGTATATAAAAAATGCCTGA
- the rpsO gene encoding 30S ribosomal protein S15, whose amino-acid sequence MNKEEIIKEFQIHEGDTGSTEVQIALLTARIKHLTEHLKKHPKDYHSRRGLMKLVGRRRKILKYLRNKDPESYKNVIQKLGLRK is encoded by the coding sequence ATGAACAAAGAGGAAATCATTAAGGAATTTCAAATTCACGAGGGTGATACTGGAAGTACAGAAGTACAAATTGCTCTTTTAACTGCAAGAATTAAACACTTAACAGAGCACTTGAAAAAACATCCAAAAGATTATCACTCAAGAAGAGGACTTATGAAACTTGTCGGAAGAAGAAGAAAAATTTTGAAATATTTAAGAAACAAGGATCCAGAATCATACAAGAATGTAATTCAAAAATTAGGATTAAGAAAATAA
- a CDS encoding proline--tRNA ligase, which produces MRFSRLYAPTLREDPSDAEIPSQALLQRAGFIRKIAAGVYTYLPLARRTLLKIENIVREEMDKIGAQEILMPIIQPAELWQRSGRWDDYGPEMMKLKDRHNRDFTLGPTHEELVTELIRNELNSYKQLPVSLYQITTKFRDEIRPRFGVLRAREFIMKDAYSFHDSWESLDETYQLFKDAYSKIMERIGLRYSVIEAATGAIGGNESHEFVAFANTGESNVLYCDCGYAGSDERVPYKGDYEKDDEAEKTLEKVYTPNVRTVEQVAEFLNVPIRKIVKSLVFKGRDGFVMALVPGDRELNFEKLKAYLGDQSLQMAEAEEILEEFGVPIGFLGPVGADKVRIVADYGIKYMKNFVVGGMEKDYHYLNVNLDRDFKVNEWTDLVVVQIGDPCPVCGKPLKGEKGIELGHIFKLGTKYSDSMDVKYMDKDGKMKSFIMGCYGWGISRTLGAIVEQLHDDDGIIWPRSVAPYEVDIVVVGKEKEKEFSEKLYSYLLDKGVDVIIDDRNVSPGVKFKDADLIGFPIRITVGRKLKEGKVEIKERGKEAILVDANMEQILNAINEM; this is translated from the coding sequence ATGAGATTTTCGAGGCTTTATGCACCAACACTCAGGGAAGATCCATCAGATGCAGAAATTCCAAGTCAAGCACTACTTCAAAGAGCTGGTTTTATTAGAAAGATCGCAGCAGGAGTTTACACATATCTTCCACTTGCAAGGAGAACTCTTTTGAAAATTGAGAATATAGTTAGGGAAGAAATGGATAAAATTGGTGCTCAAGAAATACTTATGCCTATAATTCAGCCTGCAGAGCTTTGGCAAAGAAGTGGACGATGGGATGATTATGGCCCTGAAATGATGAAGTTAAAAGACAGGCACAATAGAGATTTTACGTTGGGTCCAACACATGAAGAGCTTGTTACTGAATTGATTAGAAATGAATTGAATTCATATAAACAGCTTCCAGTTTCTTTATATCAGATAACTACGAAATTTAGGGATGAAATTAGACCTAGATTTGGTGTCTTACGTGCAAGAGAATTTATTATGAAAGATGCATACAGTTTTCATGACTCATGGGAGTCGCTGGATGAGACTTATCAATTATTTAAAGATGCATATTCAAAAATAATGGAAAGAATTGGATTGAGATATTCTGTAATAGAAGCGGCAACTGGAGCAATTGGTGGTAATGAATCTCATGAATTTGTTGCTTTTGCAAATACTGGAGAGAGTAATGTTTTATATTGTGATTGTGGGTATGCAGGAAGTGATGAAAGGGTACCGTATAAAGGAGATTACGAAAAAGATGATGAAGCTGAAAAGACTTTAGAAAAGGTATATACGCCAAATGTGAGAACTGTTGAGCAAGTAGCAGAATTTTTAAACGTTCCAATTAGAAAGATAGTTAAATCTTTAGTCTTTAAGGGACGTGATGGATTTGTTATGGCTCTTGTTCCTGGAGATAGAGAACTTAATTTTGAAAAGTTAAAGGCATACTTAGGTGATCAATCATTGCAGATGGCAGAAGCCGAAGAAATTCTTGAAGAGTTTGGAGTTCCAATAGGATTTTTAGGGCCGGTTGGAGCAGATAAGGTTAGAATAGTTGCAGATTATGGAATTAAATATATGAAAAACTTTGTTGTGGGTGGAATGGAAAAAGATTATCACTATTTAAATGTAAATTTAGATAGGGACTTTAAGGTTAATGAATGGACTGATTTGGTAGTAGTTCAAATTGGTGATCCATGTCCTGTTTGTGGGAAACCTTTGAAAGGCGAAAAAGGTATTGAACTAGGTCATATATTCAAGCTTGGAACAAAGTATTCAGACTCAATGGATGTAAAATATATGGATAAAGATGGTAAAATGAAGTCATTTATTATGGGATGTTACGGATGGGGAATTTCAAGAACTTTAGGTGCAATAGTTGAACAGCTCCATGATGATGATGGAATAATTTGGCCTCGTTCAGTTGCACCATATGAAGTGGACATTGTTGTAGTTGGAAAGGAAAAGGAAAAAGAATTTTCTGAAAAGTTGTACAGTTATTTATTAGATAAAGGTGTTGATGTAATTATTGACGATAGAAACGTATCGCCAGGTGTTAAGTTTAAAGATGCGGATTTAATAGGATTTCCAATAAGAATTACTGTGGGTAGGAAATTAAAAGAAGGAAAAGTAGAAATAAAAGAAAGAGGGAAAGAAGCGATATTGGTTGATGCAAATATGGAGCAAATTTTAAATGCTATAAATGAGATGTAA
- the gltX gene encoding glutamate--tRNA ligase: MVRLRFAPSPTGYLHVGGARTALFNFLYARKMNGKFILRIEDTDLERSEKEFEEGLIESMKWLGLNWDEGPDVGGGYGPYRQSERLDIYNKYAQKLVEEGKAYKVYAYPEEIEKLREELLSQGKAPHYTREMLESFTTPERIKEYEEKGLKPAIYFQMPRKEYVLNDIVKGQVVFKEGTLGDFAIIRSNGVPIYNFACVIDDYLMKITHVIRGDDHLSNTVKQLAIYEALGWNPPEFGHVSMILGPDAKKLSKRHGATSVEEFKERGYLPQAVVNFLALLGWSHPEGKEIMSLEELISAFSLDRLGKNPAIFDPQKLKWMNAEHFRHLSDEEMLEVSKPYLEKFAREEEINERKEWIIRLLKAIKDRVEELSQIPELVEFFFVEPENKVELSDEVKQVYSELVKEIENIEQWDEKNIYQAFKNAMKKGKVKGKDFYMNLRIVLTGREEGPELIDIVYLLGKENIVKRIQKQLG, translated from the coding sequence ATGGTTAGATTAAGGTTTGCTCCAAGCCCTACTGGATATTTACATGTTGGTGGTGCAAGAACAGCTTTATTTAACTTTTTATACGCGAGAAAAATGAATGGTAAGTTTATTTTAAGAATTGAAGATACAGATTTGGAAAGATCTGAAAAAGAATTTGAAGAAGGTTTAATAGAATCAATGAAGTGGTTAGGTTTAAATTGGGACGAAGGGCCAGATGTTGGTGGTGGATATGGCCCATATAGACAGAGCGAAAGACTTGATATTTACAACAAATATGCCCAAAAACTTGTAGAAGAAGGAAAAGCATACAAAGTATATGCTTACCCTGAAGAAATAGAAAAATTAAGAGAAGAGCTTCTTTCACAAGGAAAAGCTCCTCATTATACACGTGAAATGCTTGAAAGTTTTACAACTCCTGAAAGGATAAAGGAATACGAAGAGAAGGGTTTAAAACCAGCTATATATTTTCAAATGCCAAGAAAAGAATATGTTTTAAATGACATTGTAAAGGGTCAAGTTGTATTTAAAGAAGGTACATTAGGAGACTTTGCGATTATTAGAAGCAATGGAGTTCCGATATACAACTTTGCATGTGTTATTGACGATTATCTAATGAAAATTACACATGTTATAAGAGGTGACGATCATCTTTCAAATACAGTTAAGCAACTTGCTATTTACGAAGCTTTAGGATGGAATCCACCAGAATTTGGACATGTTTCAATGATTCTTGGACCAGATGCTAAAAAATTAAGTAAAAGGCACGGTGCAACATCGGTTGAAGAGTTTAAGGAAAGAGGTTATTTACCACAAGCTGTAGTAAACTTTTTAGCACTTCTTGGATGGTCACACCCAGAAGGAAAGGAAATTATGTCTTTAGAAGAATTAATTAGTGCATTTTCTTTGGATAGATTGGGGAAAAATCCTGCAATTTTTGATCCACAAAAATTAAAATGGATGAATGCTGAGCATTTCAGACATTTAAGTGATGAAGAAATGCTTGAAGTTTCAAAGCCTTACTTGGAAAAGTTTGCAAGAGAAGAAGAAATAAATGAAAGAAAAGAGTGGATTATAAGACTTCTTAAAGCGATTAAGGATAGAGTTGAAGAATTAAGTCAGATACCAGAACTAGTAGAATTTTTCTTTGTAGAACCAGAAAATAAAGTAGAATTGTCAGATGAAGTAAAGCAAGTATATAGTGAATTAGTAAAGGAAATAGAAAACATTGAACAGTGGGATGAAAAGAATATTTATCAAGCGTTTAAAAATGCAATGAAGAAAGGAAAAGTTAAAGGAAAAGACTTTTATATGAATCTTAGGATTGTATTAACTGGAAGAGAAGAAGGTCCAGAATTAATTGATATAGTTTATCTTCTAGGAAAGGAAAATATTGTTAAAAGGATTCAAAAACAACTGGGGTGA
- a CDS encoding TldD/PmbA family protein, which produces MTYNEFKEKLFSIAKEKGFEAQIDLSESSEFSLRYANDDIDQYTDASKFSVSIKILKDGKIGRVYTEQLENPEKLFEEALKNWELTDSEDEEFFYDGTGKYIEMDLYNGSFEKTSVSEKIEFVKKLYNSAKCDDRIVMVPYAMYNNFKVSKKISNTLGLDVSTTADGGYSYAMAVSKDESTHSGLWMEVGTKFSDLDPEKIGKTACQNALSLLGAKSVKSGKYRVIIKNTAFEDMLSLLISMISAENVQKNMSPLKGKQNQKIASTILNIKDVPYYKNSISNRPFDDEGVPTKETPIIENGILKSFLYDLKTAKKDNTEPTGNSLGGSIRPINLLVESGEYDFENLLKKLDDGIVIIGVDGMHSGANPISGNFSLGARGFRVINGEISHPIEQITISGNFLQLFEKVEAVGNDSKIFYGIITPSILISELDIAGE; this is translated from the coding sequence ATGACATACAACGAATTTAAAGAAAAATTATTTTCTATTGCAAAAGAAAAAGGATTTGAAGCTCAGATTGATCTATCAGAAAGTTCAGAATTTTCACTAAGATATGCTAATGATGATATAGATCAATATACAGACGCTTCAAAATTTTCAGTTTCTATAAAAATTTTAAAAGATGGAAAGATAGGAAGAGTTTATACTGAACAACTAGAAAATCCAGAAAAATTATTTGAAGAAGCCCTAAAAAACTGGGAGTTAACAGATAGTGAAGATGAAGAATTTTTCTATGATGGAACCGGCAAATACATTGAAATGGATCTTTACAATGGAAGTTTTGAAAAAACAAGCGTTTCAGAAAAAATAGAATTTGTCAAAAAGCTCTATAACAGTGCAAAATGTGATGATAGAATAGTTATGGTCCCTTATGCAATGTACAATAATTTTAAAGTTTCAAAAAAAATTTCAAATACTTTAGGGCTTGATGTTTCAACGACTGCAGATGGTGGATATAGCTATGCAATGGCAGTATCAAAAGACGAATCAACACATTCTGGATTATGGATGGAAGTTGGAACTAAATTTTCTGATCTTGATCCAGAAAAAATTGGAAAAACTGCTTGTCAAAATGCACTAAGTTTACTTGGCGCAAAATCTGTTAAAAGCGGTAAGTACAGAGTAATAATCAAAAATACCGCTTTTGAAGATATGCTCAGCCTTCTTATTAGCATGATTTCAGCAGAAAATGTTCAAAAAAATATGTCCCCATTAAAGGGAAAACAAAACCAAAAGATTGCAAGTACAATTTTAAATATTAAAGATGTTCCTTACTATAAAAACAGTATTTCAAATAGGCCTTTTGACGATGAAGGGGTTCCAACAAAAGAAACACCAATAATAGAAAACGGAATATTAAAGAGTTTCTTATACGATTTAAAAACTGCAAAAAAAGATAACACTGAACCAACTGGAAATTCCCTTGGTGGTTCAATTAGACCAATAAATTTACTTGTAGAAAGTGGAGAATATGACTTTGAAAACCTCCTAAAAAAATTAGATGATGGAATAGTAATTATAGGTGTAGATGGAATGCATTCAGGTGCAAATCCAATATCTGGAAATTTCTCACTCGGTGCAAGAGGCTTTAGAGTAATTAATGGAGAAATATCCCATCCTATAGAGCAAATAACCATCTCTGGAAATTTCTTACAACTATTTGAAAAAGTTGAAGCAGTTGGAAATGACTCAAAAATCTTCTATGGAATAATAACTCCAAGTATTTTAATAAGTGAACTTGATATTGCTGGTGAATAA